Within the Flavobacterium sp. N502536 genome, the region CCCGTTTATTACACAAAAATTCTCAGGATTTTCACCTGATGTAGTGTCAGATGGTAAGTTAGTTGAAGGTACTCAGGGGGTTGAGCTGGATGCTTATCCATCATTGAGATCATTTGTTATAGGTGCTAATTTAAAATTTTAATATTATGAAAAGATTATATATATCAATATTTGTACTCTCTGGATTGTTCATTTCAGGTTGTTCAAATGATTTTTTAGATGTAGAGCCAAGCGAGGCTATTCCGGCCGATCCTGCATTGGTAAACAGTGATGAGGGAGCTTCAAGTTTTGTAACGGCAATTTACAACCAGTTTTTAGGTTGGGAAATGTCCTCTTTTGGATGGAATGCGGTTTCAAGTATCATTTCAGATGACGCTGATAAGGGATCAGATCCCGGAGATGCTGGTGGAGATAAAGATATTGTTGATGCTTTAACGTACAATGCATCAACCCCATCATTTGAATCTACGTGGAATGCCAATTATGCCGGGATAAACAGATGTAATCAGGCATTGGAAATGTTTCCTAAGTTAGATAAAGTAACTCCTGCTTTGAAAACAAGATTAGAAGGAGAAGCTAAATTTATGAGAGCTTTTATGTACTTTACTTTAGTAAAAGGATATGGCGGAGTTCCTATTGTAGATCACTTAGCGTTGGTTCCGATTTCGGAAGAAGACAGAAAAATGCAGTTAACACGTAAGCCGGCAGCAGAAGTGTATGCTTTTATCGAAAAAGACTTAAAAGATGCTATTGCAAACTTACCGGAGAAATCAGCCTACGCAGGAAATGATAAAAAACGTGTTTCTAAAGGTTCAGCTTATGCATTGTTGGCAAAGGTGAGTTTGTATCAAAAAAAGTGGCAGGAAGTAATTGACAACTGCGATAAGGTAACAGGATATTCTTTAGTATCAGATTATGCTTTACAATATAAAAAAGAAGGAGAATTTGGTCCGGAATCTATTTTTGAGATTGATGGAATCGGTTCAACTTCAAGTCCTGGATTTGGAATTGGTAATTACACCGTTTCTCAAGCGCCACGTGGTGCCGGAGGCTGGGGTTGGGGTTTCAATACACCTACTGAGGGCTTAGCAAATGCTTATGAAGCAGGCGATGTAAGAAGAGCGGCAACGATCATTTTCAGAGGTTCAGTTTTATACGATGGAACACCGGTACCGGCTACTGTAGCAAATCCAAGATACAATTACAAAGCATACTCATCTGCTTTTTATAATCAGGAATTTACAGATACCAATCTTAGATATTTAAGATATGCTGAAGTAGTGTTAATGAAAGCAGAAGCTTTGAATGAATTGGGGCAAACTTCGGCAGCAATTCCTTTAGTAAACATGATTCGCAAAAGAGCAGGTTTAGGAGATACCCCTTTTACCTCTCAGACCGATATCAGAAAAGCGATCTACAAAGAAAGAAGATTAGAAATGGCTTTCGAAC harbors:
- a CDS encoding RagB/SusD family nutrient uptake outer membrane protein — its product is MKRLYISIFVLSGLFISGCSNDFLDVEPSEAIPADPALVNSDEGASSFVTAIYNQFLGWEMSSFGWNAVSSIISDDADKGSDPGDAGGDKDIVDALTYNASTPSFESTWNANYAGINRCNQALEMFPKLDKVTPALKTRLEGEAKFMRAFMYFTLVKGYGGVPIVDHLALVPISEEDRKMQLTRKPAAEVYAFIEKDLKDAIANLPEKSAYAGNDKKRVSKGSAYALLAKVSLYQKKWQEVIDNCDKVTGYSLVSDYALQYKKEGEFGPESIFEIDGIGSTSSPGFGIGNYTVSQAPRGAGGWGWGFNTPTEGLANAYEAGDVRRAATIIFRGSVLYDGTPVPATVANPRYNYKAYSSAFYNQEFTDTNLRYLRYAEVVLMKAEALNELGQTSAAIPLVNMIRKRAGLGDTPFTSQTDIRKAIYKERRLEMAFEHDRWFDLVRTGQAEAAMAADGKTFVVGKHELFPIPTSFLREAGALSQQNPGGY